One Scomber scombrus chromosome 23, fScoSco1.1, whole genome shotgun sequence genomic window, ACTTTACAATACAAAAgatttttctaaaaatgtcatGTGGAAGTCTGTCGATGAGGCCAAACCATTTGACTCATACACGAGGGAGTAATGTATCTTAAACtggaacatttttatatatacagtaatcTATACCCCTCCTCCACATAGAGGCGCATAACtgcagcaccatggacagcgccTCGGTGGCGGTCCACGCACAGCTGCTCAGCTCACAAAACTAAACGCAATGGTGATCTGAGTAATGGTGTATGGAGTCTGTAATGTATGATTGCACAGAGAAGCATATATTGACAAAAGGCCAGTGTCTTTATCAAACTGATACAAGAGAAATTCTGGACTCAAGTGGGACAGAAGTATTCTTTACATCACTCACAAACTTAGTTTActaaaaaaagcaatttatcaaatttaatttcattatCTGAAGGAATGTAGAATTTAGAATGCGGTAGTGTTACCTAGTATTTGCAATTGATCTAAGTGTTACACCActaggatgttttttttctccatttatcAGGGATGCAAACAATTAGAAGAAAGCTGGCATTGGTTTGGTGCATCTtcattgtcttcatttttaaatttggtgTCAAGCCCTCCAGTTTTGGTTTTCTAGTTGTTACCATTTTAGCAAATTTCCTATCATTATTTTACCAGACCTCCCatatgctttttgtttgttataaatgtagaaaattgCTACTGATGAATGGGAATTATGAGTACTgaatacacttttaaaatgtataataaccAATGTAGATGGATTTAAGCCCTGTATCTGAATGGCTGTTCCTGCTCTGAGGATCAACAGGATTGTGattacaattaattaaagtgaaaattCCCTGTATGTTGAATTAAGTCTGCTTGATGAACTTTTAGATCTTTGATGTCTAATAAATGCACAGTTCCATAATAAACCCCTGATAAATAAGTTATCATACCAGCCAGGTGCAATATCCCTACTGGTACTGTGTTGGTAACCAAATGGCCCTGTTGGTACTCTGGTTAACTGGGGCTCCATTTGCCACCCATCTCCTAATCTATGGCATTTTGTGCCACTCTGACACTccatcatcactgctgctgaGAGCCAGGAGCGAAGGGCCATTTGTCATCCAGCAACATCCCCGGGGTTACTTGAAGCGTACGATTGAGTATGTGGCATGCAGATTCAGGAGGGATATTTTTAAGAGGCAGTCTATTTTGGTGAGAATGGATGAAGGTAAACAATTATTTGGGTTTCAGGGAAAAACGAGGCTGCAAGAGTCTTGCCATTTTAACCCCAAGACAACACTTCAACGCTGATGAAAAAGCTAACGCACTAGGTTCATAATGTGGCTCCTATCCCCCGAGTGTCATGATACTATCACAGTTTAATTTATCTGATCTTCCTCTTGGAAATGTGACACTGTGACAGTGATAACTCTATTGAATTAAACAGCCAATGTGTACGACGTTTTCTGATTTACACACTGCAGCAAAGTTGATCAATAGCAGGGGATCCTTTAAAACTGCCggaacaaaaaaagtgtgtctGACTCTCCCCATTCCCATTTCATCTCTGCAACATCAGCAAAAGATAGGGACACTAAGTCATGACAGGGAAATGGAgggagacacacaaaaaaaggccCCTTAACTGACAGCATATTGCCATGGAGTAGTGTGCCAAATGCAGAAGCAGCCATTCAAACCATCAAAAGCtgattttttcttatttctgaCTGAAGCTGATGAGGTGCACTTATGCTTTTCAGAGTGCTGCACTGTACCAGCACTGTCACACTGCACTGTGTTTTTCCACTGTATTTTGTGAAAGCTTGAGTACAGCTTGGGAACAGTGAAAGTGTGCTGATACAGCACCTTAAACTCTCTGATGCCAGCCCACATTTACAGGCTGCTGGGAAGATTGGTCCTGCATTGGCTCTTGCTACCATGTTTGTATTCTGACCTAAATTACTAATTGTAGTTGAAAGCCAATATGTGCTGTAATGCATACATTACTGTACTCAAGCACACCTGGGTCCTGCAAAGGTGTAGCAGTCAAATCCAAACATGACAGCTAGTACTTCCAATTCTGATccacgcatgtgtgtgtttcagaacGTGTCTACTTCACATGATCCTAGTTTTTCAAAGAGCAATCAACcttaataaaacacagcagatgGAGGGGAGGGCGCAGGAAGAACTTGGACGGTGCAGTACCGAAATATAGATTAGTCATCAGTCAGAGAGGCTTTAGTGGGAGTCTATTTTTGTGCCTAGGGGCACTACCTGCTCTGCCTCTTAATGATTGAGATCGGAGCGCAGAGGGAGTGAGGCAGGACTTAAAGAAAAACCTCTGAAATGTGCAAACATGTAGAAGACTGGTGTGATTAAAGATCAATTCCCCTGGTGACAGTTCTCTGCTGAGGGAGAATCCAAATCCAAAGATAcgagtatatacagtacaggtCCTTACTGAGACTAATAGTGAACATTTGCTTTACTTAACACAGGAATGATCTGGGTCTGTGTACGTCATTGATTAACTGTTACTTGCTATCTGTTACAGCCTGGAAATAAACAAGCTAATCCAATAGACAGGGTTCAAATGGAGTTAATGGTTCAACAGCATCGGTATCGCATTGCAACACACCGCAGAAGATTAGCACAACACACTACATTATAAAGCTATATTGTTTCATATATCAACGAGTGTAAAAGCCTCATGTATTTCCAAAACAAGTGTGCACAGGTCATGAGTCTGCCTGACACTAGCAAAGAATAAAAGAGGACTCGCAGTCAATTACATTCTAGCGTTGTTTTTCAAACTGAAGGACTGGTTAGTTTATAGCATATTTCATCCAATAATGCACTGTGGGGGCTTTAGATGGctttaattaagaaaaatgacacagaagTGGTACAGGCCGCGTAGAGCCTTAGCCCATAATATTCTATTCTGAGCACAAAGTTCATCATACAGTGAAGcataatataaacaataatgCAGCAAGAGTCTTTGCAGATGCTTTGGTCTAACTTTAGATCAGTGGTGTACCGCATTTGTATGCAGGTTTTGTTCTTACATTGTCTACTAATGAGCGCACATTCACAGAGGAGGGTATTAATCAATGACATCAGCTTGGGTCATTTTTGTTTATAAGACACACAGTTTGATCGCCAGCTGTTGTTGCTGAGCTCTGTCTTGGCACGTTTGGATTGATAATCCATCAGCAAGTGccattcaaaacacacacacacacacatgctcatacacacgcacacaaatatTTCATAGCAGGCTAGAAAGTGCTGGTTGCTGCTCGGCTTCAGACATGGAGAAAATAATTAGAAATCGGTTTGTCCACTGGGGCTTCCTTATAAGTTGATTGTTGAATTCCTTGGAGATATCTTGAATTACATGTATACCGTACATTCATAAAAATGCACATgcatataataaacaaaaaatgcagTCATGGTTGTAGCGCCTTATTTCCAGTCAGTCACTCTCCAGTTGTGTCCTTCTGGCACGCTAGCGGTGATGTGAAACTACTTTCAGCTGCAGTTCCCTCTTTCTTCAGTGTCTTTAGGCACTTGTCAAGCCTTTTGATGCACAGCGTCACATCTTCACGAGTGATGCCCACTGCTGAGGCGGCATTGAGGTAAGGGCAGGGGTACACATCCGAGTGTGACATAAAGCCGCGGAATGTGTGTCCGCTTATGGTCTGTTCCTTTCCCAGTGGTATTACCCTACACACATGGATGAAAAACAATGATGACGTAAATACTATTAAATGTAGAAttactgttttctttcactATGGCCTCACCAAAGCTACTCACTAAATGAAAGCAACTATCAGCATTTAGCAGCTCTATCAACAACATACATGTATTGTGACGAAAGAGTTTACAGGAGTTTTACTTTGTAATTCAACTGAGGCGAGTTGTTATCAACTGCAAAAAATCAacttactgcagctttaaacttaTTCGGAGGTGGATTTCACAGTAAAAAGTTTTGAACTGAAGTTGATTTCCAAGTGTCAGACTACTGTAAACAACACGGACGCCTCAAGGTTTCACCACTGTCAGCACAGTTTAAACTCACTTCACGATGTAGACCTCGGAAATCCATTTTGCTGGATCAGAGAATAGCTCACTGTTGATGTGAAGCAGTACCGATATGACCCAGTAGTAAATGAAGTATTGATAAATTCTTTAAAAGATTCAATGTGTAGGAATTtgcccccctaaccctaacaaatAGGGAGCAGCATATAACCTAAAACTAATACGAAGTGGTATGACAAGACAGTATGGGGCCAGACATATTTGGTTGATAATTTTAGTtaatattgaaatgtttttaactgaaatTCTAGCTAATTCGTAAATATTGAACATTTAAGTTGCAGCAGAtaaatcaaaaaacaacatatgatgTCAAGCTTGTGATAGTTAACAGCTAAACCTCTTCATTGACACTGAGGTTTGTCACAAAATATTGCATTCATGTCCAGCACTGAAAATACTTCACTTAATTAAAGTGTTATTATATACTGCTACGGATTCTAAAGCTTAATGTGTGTCATAAACCTTCGAAGTCAGTACCTCTCATTAAATATTCTACTGAGATACAAGGATAAAAGATTTCAGTAAGCTCCACACTCTGTCCTTGGAAAAATGTTCACTTGGAAGAAAGCAAGACAGTCACGGAAGGAACTGCGGAGGCGATTTCTttgatgcttttaaaaatgcaattaagCCATGAGTGCATTAACAtctaaacaacacaaaacaatcatGACAGAATGACCCGAATAAATCTTTTATTGGggatattttaaatatttagatgGTCTCCCATGGTTGGtcaaaaaaaaatactggaaGGATGACAAAAAGcagccccctcctccccctcctatGAATTCTGTATTTATGCAGCACTGAGTAACTGAGGCAGAAGGCAACAATGTAGAATTGACAAATACTCCTCCCTATTGCTAAGAAAAACTAGCAGCGGGTGCCAGAACATGGCTGTCAGAGCTGCGTCAGAGTTTGGGCCCGTTGTCGCAGTGGGGACGCCGTCGCTCTGTAATGGAAACATCCGGCTAAATTAGGAGGCGGCGCTGATATGAAGGACAGTCTAATCATCTAAAGTAGTTTCTGCTCCACCGTGTTCAGCATTTCCATCTGGCTGATTGCAGATTTCCACTAGCCATTTTGTTTGGCAACACGCACTGCGTCCccttggcctttttttttttttgaggacGCGGATAAACCCATTTTTGATTGAAGTGATACGTTGAATCACCTTCCATCTCTCTGAGCTTCCTCCCAacccccctccttcttctccctcccctctccatcCATTCCCCGCCAGCTTGTTGCCATGCCCTTTTTAAGTTAAGTTTTCATACCTGGCTCCCGACACTTGCCGGGTGAACAGCATGGAGCCCAGCTGAGTCACTGCTTTGTCACACCTGGCTTGGAGACCATCCAGAGACATGGCTGCAGGAGAAAGGGGCCACACCCAACACACATTATTACTTCAGTAAATATAtgtaatacttaaaaaaaaaaaaaagacaaatacaggGTGATAAATGAAGCTTTTACTactaaaaaaacccccaaataaTCCAAAATATATGGACCTGCCAGCCTGTAACCAGTACATGGAGCTTACCCAGTGAAATGGGGTTATGTGGGGTGTGAAGCAATCTCTCCCCGTGTGCTGAGGCCAAGCTTTTCAGCTCCTGAGCCAGGAACGAATAAATCTCCTGCAGGACATGCAGACACAAAGAAGAGAGGCatggagagaagaaaataactataaatagtAGTACAATGCTCCTTTCACACACTGCCACAACCTTATTTTAGCAGCGGCAGCCTCGGTTTATTGTTAATCAAGCAATTTTAAACGCAGGCAGGTCGGTTCATGTCCAAACCCCTACCTTCCCTTACCCTTCTCTCTTCCCCTGGCTGCCTGCCTATATGTTTCCCTCTAAGCTTCAACACAAGCAGTGTGTTGAAGCAGGATGGTCCAGTCAGGGTCTTGGCTCACATCACACGTCTACCTCTGGGATCAATTAGAGAGGCAAGAGAGGAGGCGCGCATGCTTTTAAGACaagatttttaatatttaattgttttttttgtttttttaatgcgcTGACAATGTGCGTTTGGTGCAGAGTAGAATACACAGACTGAGACTGAGTGAGggcgaagaggttctggacacAGATGTTATGAGCCGGGGGCAAGGCGGGGAAGCTGCGCGACGACAAATGgcagtgtttttgttgctgtgctAGGTAACTGGCGCCTGATTCCCCAGTGAAGCGTCGGCACATTAACGGATTCGCTCTCTGCAacagtggatgtgtgtgtgtgtgtgtgtcagccttAGCGTACTCTGCTGACTCATACGTTCCTAATTTGAGGGCATCAAGAAggaaaacattttctctgtcatgagtcaaacacaaacagcctTTCAATGATGTCAAGAGTCTCTAAGTGTCCCTTGTTCTCTAATAACAAAGGATGACTTTATTATCCtgaggtgggtgggtgggtgggtggggggtggggggtgctTGTGGCCGACAGAGTGCATGGCTACGCCTCTGCCGACAataagagagtgtgtgtaatgACTAAGACCCATCCTtaccaaaaacacacatcatctgctgattattttcaaaATCTAGATATTTCTCAGATGGTTGAAAATGAACCTGACCAgataaaatgtctgaattatTTAAAGCTTTTGAACCCGGGGAGGGGGTGTGAGGAAATCACTCAGTTCTGCAGACACTATGGAAAACTGGTCCGGTACATTAATTATACATGATGTGGACCAAGAGAAATCAATAAGGCTTGATGGTGTCGGGTCATGCGATAGGCCAAAGGAATGTCCTATCTTTCCTGCTACGGAGCAGGTTTCCCACTAATAGCCAATCTGGGTACTGTATGCCATAATGTAAGATGGGCAAACCACTTAAATCAGTGACTCATCTGTGATTACACAACCAAATCAAAGGATTGTTCCTACTCCAGCTTGCCAGAAAACAAGGTGAGGTTTCTGAAAAAGCCCCACTTCTATTCTTTGAAGATTAAAGAGGAGGCATTTATTTCTGACTCTTCCCGAGATCCGATCATCAAGAGAAACTCATACAGTCTGGTacacttacagtacatttatgCTACAGCAGTTTGAGAGGTGTGAAAATGCTGCAGTGCCTACATCTGAAGAGGAGGGTGCTGCATTGTGAGCAACTCTGCTTTAAAGCAGGGAGCCACCAGGGGATGTTTTCTGAAACTTCTGGATCAATTTAATCTCTCTTTGCCTCAACTCCTCCTGCGACCAAGCATGCCGCTCACTCAAGTCGAAAAGTCTCATTTCTCGCTCGGGATGCAGGTAAAGCTgagggccacacacacacacacacacacacacacacacacacacacacacacacacacacacacacacacacacacacacacacacacacacacacacacacacacacacacacacacacacacacacacacacacacacacacacacacacacacacacacgattcaCTGCAACTCAATACGACTTATGTAAGCTGTTCTTTGCAGTATTTAGGAGAAAGGTGTCGACACAGCACACACAGGAATGTATTCAGGCTGACTCAAATGAACAATATCTTGGGTACAGCTCAAATGTGTGACTGACACTGCTGCAGGGTTTTTTATTACCAGCCATATTTTTCTAATCATATCATCTGAGAGAACTGAACAGATATCAACACCCTGTCTGAATTATCTGTCAAACTATATTTATTTGCATAAGGTGATATGCTCTCACCTTTCTCTCTGACACGAGTTTCTTATAGCCGTTGGCTCCCAGTGTGAGAAGGGTGATGAGGACATCAAGGGAAGGTGAGGCCGATGCTCGACCTGGACAAAGAATGTCAAGCAGTGAGTTTGTTAAGCTGTTGCATAACACTTTGCTGTGTGGAAACCTTATTATAGATGTAAATAGCTTCTCTTATTAACtttttaataacacaaacaTCACTGTCTTACAGGCTGTGAAGGTGAAGCCTCTTGTATATGTCTATGGCAGACCAGGTATCAGTTTTCTCTCACTGTTTGTGTGACTCCTGCACAGCTTCCCTGACAAAAAGGGCGATTTGAAATTGTATATCTATGACAGCTGGGTATTGAATTTCAAATCATTCTGGGTCCCAACCAAAAATTTCTACGTAGCACTGAGATTCAAAAACTGTTGAGTATCAAAAGCTGGCATCCTATGTTTGATCAGATTCAAATTGTTTTCTTGACCTCTTATTTAATCAGAGATTTCTTGACTGTATTGATACAtctggaaatataaaaatatatgcttATGTAAATACTCACAATCACACCGGCTCCTCTATTTAAACAAAGTTTGCCAAATACCAAAGGTGATGAAGTGTTGGTCCATTTAAGGGATGAGCATTGCAAACTAGATTACGGACATAACATCAGTTGTTTTATactacaaataaatattaaataaataattgactTGCTGTAGATGTAAAAGTGCAATTTCTAGACATAAGGAGAAAATACCTTTAACAGAATTAAGCAATAAATGTTGTATACACATCATTACTAACTAACTGCACAGACACAGCTGTAGTATTGTTAAAACTTGCCTGGGTACATCTTGCTTATCTCCTGAATGAAGGTCTCATCGAAACCTGCTATTATGGCGCCACCTACTGGAACCATGAAGTTCTTGTCCAAGCTCTGTACAAAGGCGTCAATTCTTCCAACACGAGCCCCCTGATGAAAGACAGTCCAAGAAAGATTAAAGCAACCACTGTGTCTGGCACCAGTGAGCAACATACACATGACGACAGTTCAGAGCcttaaggctgatttatgcttctacgtAACCTCCACGCCGttacatatttatttgtagTCTGAAGTGTTCTCCAGTTCAAACTGCAGCATGTAATTACAAGTGAAGACATGCATGCACAAGTATTCTACTGAATTAAAGATGATGGTGATAAGTGGTACATACCTGTTGTATAAGGTGCATGCATTTGGATGACTGCACTCCGTATGCATTGTTAACTATGTGGGGAATGTTATATTTGGCACACATAGCTGCTAGTTCCTCAAGCCTGCGAGGCAAGTAAAAAggtactttttaaaaacctcaTGTAATCCTTTTAGTATTTATAAACAGACTATTGCAAAAGTGTTTAAAAACCTTACCTGTCAGGTACCCGTGGGGCAAAGCAGGATGTTGTTGAATGAACACACAAGACGTTTTCTGCTCCTAGTTCCTTAACCTTGTCCTCGCATGCTTCCAAATTTGTCCGCAGCTCATCACCCTCGAGGACATTCTCCACGACCACGGGTTCGAAGCCTGATAAATCATTTCGAGAAATGAGCGGGAAACCGCGAAAGAAACAACACACTTCAAGTTCTGACTAGCATAAAGTGGGGGTGTTGTAAGGTTGGATACATTTTTTCTGTCATCACATAATACTTTTTGCTCCCATATTTCTATCACTGATCTGTTTAGGCATGACCTCTGAGTACAGGATGTGAGGGTGACAGGAAGTGCTGGATAGTAGAGTCATATTATCACCTGCTGTGATCATGGCTTTGAAACAGGACTTCTGGTCGATGCGAGGCCAAATAATATAGCGAGCCTTGGGTCTCCGGTGGCGAAGGGTCAGAAAGCACAAAGTCAAGCTCATTCCCGTTGCCATAGGAACTACAAAGCAACTCGCCACGCTGCGCACACCTGAAACACAGCACAGTAGGCTTTTTTAACTGTTTACTGgcttaaaaaagcaaaacctaAAATACTATTTAGTGCAAACGTACTGAATTTTTTTGGAAAGTgtgattttctgtgtttgataAGATAAACACACCTGAGAGCTTCAAGATGTCCAACACAATGGAGTTTGTCAGTTTATTTAGCAGGCTGGATCCTGCAGCTTTTGGCTGAATTGCAGCAATATCACCTGACCGACCGATGCCGTGGATCAACCTGTATGAAACAGCTGAATGTCACAGcagaaaatcacatttctcATTGACCACTAATAAAGAACAGTATGGTTAATTTGCATCAGTGTTATGTGAAGTAATTCCTGACAAATGCATCTACACGGGCAATTTCAGCCTTAGTTAACTCAGAATGCAGTTAcatagtttgtccaccagagagtGCTGACAAGTTTgtatatcaataaaaaaaatgatccaTTTTACACATCCTGAGTCAAGGTCTACTACTTTTATCTGAAGCTTTAAACTACGTCATAATCTTCCTCTGCAGATTCTCATAAGGATGGCTTAGTGGACATAACATGACCCAAGTATGATACTTCAGTGATAACCTGATGACAACTGAGCCATCTCTATGACAACCGCCCAAAGCTCCAGAGAAAGCTAGTAAGAGGAGCTTTAGTGTTTTGTCaatctgc contains:
- the sepsecs gene encoding O-phosphoseryl-tRNA(Sec) selenium transferase, with amino-acid sequence MNSENFTLSEKIVSTSYIRQGCQARRGHEQLIRHLLEQGKCPEEGWSESTIELFLNELAVMDSNNFLGNCGVGEREGRVASSLVARRHYRLIHGIGRSGDIAAIQPKAAGSSLLNKLTNSIVLDILKLSGVRSVASCFVVPMATGMSLTLCFLTLRHRRPKARYIIWPRIDQKSCFKAMITAGFEPVVVENVLEGDELRTNLEACEDKVKELGAENVLCVHSTTSCFAPRVPDRLEELAAMCAKYNIPHIVNNAYGVQSSKCMHLIQQGARVGRIDAFVQSLDKNFMVPVGGAIIAGFDETFIQEISKMYPGRASASPSLDVLITLLTLGANGYKKLVSERKEIYSFLAQELKSLASAHGERLLHTPHNPISLAMSLDGLQARCDKAVTQLGSMLFTRQVSGARVIPLGKEQTISGHTFRGFMSHSDVYPCPYLNAASAVGITREDVTLCIKRLDKCLKTLKKEGTAAESSFTSPLACQKDTTGE